The Littorina saxatilis isolate snail1 linkage group LG15, US_GU_Lsax_2.0, whole genome shotgun sequence genome contains a region encoding:
- the LOC138948294 gene encoding NXPE family member 2-like: MVGRKKIVFFVAIVISIALTSFFIFQTQIGPVINRPPSFFAWDPCRLKTGLLTDPHPVFEPNEDFLVPFLRKRGLPAQRGVGVRREGLDPLEGYLFRQPPTTDSRCLPEELNSTVHIINPHDRYIVGDTVQLFVDLYTGYGTRRHWGGDDVRLWLKSAKGNSSMAVKVTDLNNGSYVGYAVLKWPGITLVRVSLAHPQEYLRGLAEMLHTIGNLRWSVDTFNNTQRTKEKTLCSPLAPIPGFAKICNLTSRNGDRSWFCSHPVSEGLNCSHWSKTRNMPPLSDTEWPITSVVRPFIAKLRK; the protein is encoded by the exons ATGGTTGGGAGAAAGAAAATAGTCTTCTTCGTCGCCATCGTCATCTCCATCGCGCTCACTTCTTTCTTCATCTTTCAAACACAGATTGG TCCCGTTATCAACAGACCGCCCAGCTTCTTTGCTTGGGATCCCTGCCGGCTGAAGACCGGCCTGCTGACTGACCCTCACCCGGTGTTTGAGCCCAACGAGGACTTCCTGGTGCCCTTCCTGAGGAAGAGAGGCCTTCCGGCGCAGAGAGGAGTGGGTGTCAGACGTGAGGGGCTCGACCCCTTGGAGGGGTACCTGTTCCGCCAGCCACCCACCACTGACAGCCGCTGTCTACCCGAGGAGCTCAACTCCACG GTCCACATCATCAACCCACATGACCGCTACATAGTGGGAGACACGGTCCAATTATTCGTTGACCTTTACACCGGATACGGAACACGGCGTCATTGGGGTGGTGATGACGTCAGGCTATGGCTGAAAAGTGCTAAGGGAAACTCTTCAATGGCTGTAAAGGTTACTGATCTTAACAACGGCAGTTACGTCGGATATGCTGTGCTAAAATGGCCCGGCATCACCTTGGTGAGGGTGTCCTTAGCCCACCCACAGGAATATCTAAGAGGCCTGGCAGAGATGCTGCACACTATTGGCAACCTTCGGTGGAGTGTCGATACCTTCAACAACACACAACGTACCAAAGAG AAGACGCTATGTTCTCCATTGGCGCCCATTCCTGGCTTCGCCAAAATCTGCAACCTGACCTCACGCAATGGCGACCGCAGCTGGTTCTGCTCACATCCGGTGTCGGAGGGCCTCAACTGCAGCCACTGGAGCAAAACACGCAACATGCCGCCCTTGTCAGACACGGAATGGCCAATAACCAGCGTGGTTAGACCATTCATCGCTAAATTAAGAAAGTGA